In Paenibacillus kyungheensis, the following are encoded in one genomic region:
- the melA gene encoding alpha-galactosidase: MTKISIIGAGSAFTQDITTDILKIEGIDGGTIALVDLDAKRLDIARRMVEKLIEMTGNRWKVIASTDRREVIGGSQFVINQIEVGGLQNVRYEYEIPLKYNVNQCIGDTLGPGGLFKTLRTLPSWIDIVRDIEDLAPHATILNYTNPMSAVTLLTSRITELPVVGLCHSIQNTSSQLAEYAGVPYNELEWRAGGINHMSWFVELKHKGEDLYPVLLEKIKDEELLRQDPVRLDAMKYLGAFVSESSGHFSEYIPYYRKRQELIDQHCNTGYNGATGFYADNWPIWRKENDERILQQLEGTLPIELKNSNEYAAVIIEAMLKNEPKVIYGNVPNQGLIHNLPQNGVVEVACMIDGNGINPCQFGSLPEHLAALCRSNMAFFELAVGAVLGNDKEMARHALMSDPLTAAVCSLEEISNMFDELYEVEREFIPNMK, translated from the coding sequence ATGACAAAAATATCTATTATTGGTGCAGGTAGTGCTTTTACACAAGATATCACTACAGATATTCTAAAAATTGAAGGAATCGATGGAGGCACGATCGCTTTAGTCGATCTTGATGCAAAGCGTCTAGATATTGCTCGTCGTATGGTCGAAAAGTTGATCGAAATGACAGGCAATCGTTGGAAAGTTATCGCTTCTACAGATCGACGTGAAGTCATTGGCGGCTCTCAATTTGTTATTAATCAGATTGAAGTCGGTGGACTGCAAAATGTAAGGTATGAGTATGAGATTCCTCTTAAATACAATGTAAATCAGTGTATAGGAGATACGCTTGGACCAGGCGGTTTGTTCAAAACGTTGCGGACGCTCCCAAGCTGGATTGACATTGTAAGAGATATTGAAGACCTTGCTCCTCATGCTACCATTTTGAATTATACGAATCCAATGTCAGCAGTCACCTTACTGACTTCACGGATTACAGAACTTCCGGTAGTCGGTCTGTGTCACTCGATTCAGAACACATCCAGTCAATTAGCAGAGTATGCAGGTGTACCTTACAACGAATTAGAATGGCGAGCAGGTGGCATTAATCATATGTCATGGTTCGTTGAACTTAAGCATAAAGGTGAAGACTTGTACCCTGTATTACTGGAAAAAATAAAAGACGAAGAGCTACTGCGTCAAGATCCTGTGCGCTTAGACGCAATGAAGTATTTAGGTGCTTTTGTATCGGAATCTAGCGGACACTTTTCTGAATATATTCCTTATTATCGTAAACGTCAGGAGTTAATAGATCAGCATTGTAATACAGGGTATAACGGTGCAACAGGATTTTATGCAGACAACTGGCCTATTTGGAGAAAAGAAAACGATGAGCGCATTTTACAACAATTAGAAGGTACTTTACCTATCGAATTGAAAAATAGTAATGAGTATGCCGCAGTTATTATAGAAGCGATGCTAAAAAACGAACCTAAAGTGATCTATGGTAATGTACCTAATCAAGGGCTTATTCATAATTTACCGCAAAATGGTGTGGTCGAAGTAGCTTGTATGATTGATGGTAATGGAATTAACCCTTGTCAGTTCGGTAGTCTACCAGAACATCTAGCTGCGCTGTGTCGCTCGAATATGGCATTTTTTGAACTAGCTGTAGGTGCTGTACTCGGTAATGATAAAGAAATGGCACGTCATGCATTGATGTCTGATCCATTAACAGCAGCCGTATGTTCACTTGAAGAAATCAGCAATATGTTCGATGAATTATATGAAGTGGAACGGGAATTTATCCCGAATATGAAATAA
- a CDS encoding carbohydrate ABC transporter permease, translating to MQRKSPWLDSIVLVFLIVTAVAMMVPYLWMVVSSFKSNMDIMSGQGSFFPTHPTLEGYFTVFEDAPFVKWMWNSAISAVIITIITLFTSALAGYVFAKHQFKGKRILFVLILATMMIPFQVIMIPTYLITARLGLIDHLAAIILPNLVSSYGVFLAKQFIEDIPQDLLDAARIDGAGELRLMIRIIAPLILPMLSALGIFTFMNAWNNYLWPLIVLNDTDHMTVPLALVYFNGTHVVNYNVVMSAAVLITLPVMIVFLIFQKQFIKGLTMTGMK from the coding sequence ATGCAACGAAAAAGTCCATGGTTGGATTCGATCGTATTGGTGTTTCTAATCGTGACAGCGGTGGCAATGATGGTTCCTTATCTATGGATGGTAGTATCTTCTTTCAAAAGCAATATGGATATCATGTCAGGTCAGGGAAGTTTCTTTCCAACTCATCCGACATTAGAAGGATATTTCACTGTTTTTGAAGATGCTCCCTTTGTAAAATGGATGTGGAATAGTGCTATTTCAGCAGTTATTATCACCATTATTACACTATTTACAAGTGCACTTGCAGGTTACGTTTTTGCTAAGCATCAATTTAAAGGTAAACGCATTTTATTTGTATTGATTCTGGCAACCATGATGATTCCTTTTCAAGTGATTATGATTCCCACATATCTGATCACTGCAAGACTTGGATTGATTGATCATTTAGCCGCTATTATTTTGCCTAATCTCGTTAGTTCTTATGGAGTGTTCTTAGCCAAACAGTTTATTGAAGATATCCCGCAAGACTTGCTAGATGCTGCGCGAATAGATGGGGCTGGTGAATTACGATTGATGATTCGAATTATTGCTCCTCTTATTTTGCCGATGCTATCAGCGCTTGGTATCTTTACATTTATGAATGCGTGGAACAATTATCTATGGCCGTTAATCGTACTGAATGATACCGACCATATGACTGTACCTCTGGCACTTGTGTATTTTAACGGAACTCATGTGGTCAATTACAATGTTGTGATGTCTGCTGCTGTCTTAATTACTTTACCTGTCATGATTGTTTTTCTTATTTTCCAAAAGCAATTTATCAAAGGCTTAACCATGACAGGTATGAAATAA
- a CDS encoding carbohydrate ABC transporter permease — protein sequence MNKSIEAGNTSKRTFDKGTTRSYQNEKWFVRIALAPILLLFGVFAFLPIAWSLLLSFYDYSPLSNHAVFTGMKNYTLLLQDAVFLKSLWVTFKFVGITVISNIVITLIIASAIYAIRIQWLKNLFRTLFFLPAIAPLAGTAIVWTTILNYDSGLFNVILGQLHIAPVHWLSDPKYALLSVIMMTLWADIGYNIVLFIAGRESIADMYYEAAILDGANRWHLFFFVTLPLLRRTMLFVTITTVISYFQAFPQFQIMTKGEPFNETRVLALNIYDQAFSNSNMGYASAMATIFLIIILIVTLIQFRLGRASWEQ from the coding sequence ATGAATAAAAGTATCGAAGCTGGAAATACCAGTAAAAGAACATTCGATAAAGGAACCACTCGTTCATATCAAAATGAGAAATGGTTTGTGCGTATTGCTCTAGCCCCGATTCTGCTTCTTTTTGGAGTATTTGCTTTTCTACCGATTGCTTGGAGTTTGTTGTTATCTTTTTATGATTATAGTCCGCTCAGTAATCATGCTGTTTTTACAGGAATGAAAAATTATACATTGTTACTTCAAGATGCAGTCTTTCTAAAATCGCTCTGGGTCACTTTTAAGTTCGTTGGTATTACTGTGATCAGCAATATTGTGATTACATTGATTATTGCAAGTGCGATCTATGCAATACGAATACAATGGCTTAAAAATTTGTTTCGTACCTTGTTCTTTTTACCAGCTATTGCTCCACTAGCGGGAACAGCTATTGTTTGGACAACTATTTTGAATTATGACAGTGGATTGTTCAACGTCATTCTCGGTCAGCTACATATTGCTCCTGTTCACTGGTTAAGTGATCCCAAGTATGCCTTGTTATCCGTTATTATGATGACGCTCTGGGCAGATATTGGCTATAATATTGTACTATTTATAGCAGGCAGAGAGTCTATTGCTGATATGTATTATGAAGCGGCTATTCTGGATGGAGCTAATCGCTGGCACTTGTTCTTTTTTGTGACGTTGCCATTATTGCGTAGAACTATGTTATTTGTAACGATCACTACAGTGATTTCATATTTTCAAGCATTCCCACAATTCCAGATTATGACCAAAGGAGAACCGTTTAACGAAACAAGGGTCTTAGCGCTTAATATTTACGATCAAGCTTTTTCCAATTCCAATATGGGCTATGCTTCTGCAATGGCAACGATATTCCTGATCATCATTTTAATCGTAACGTTAATTCAGTTCCGATTAGGACGTGCTAGCTGGGAACAATAA
- a CDS encoding ABC transporter substrate-binding protein, which translates to MLTKVLNYLILLVLITVMLAGCASNSKNVGSSGKTKIVFWAHQESAMNDAYHKLIQAYEAKHPDIEIDFQTFPYDVYNQKLKASFSAQNPPDVAEMFGTWVPEYSKNGALTEVPNIDKISKEYYPAPLGAYQYNGKLYGLPLEYNLENGGMLIHPEMFKNKGLEYPPKTWDDLVENAKILTVRNDNGIQIKGFDFISLDNITFTFLSMILQQNGKYWGTDNHVSFQTPEAIQAMNALTSLVSVDKVTDLSVFGGQLDSSDYFFRGNSAMTYRGPWTVASGLDNYKVKDFEYVPVPSFTNENPYFAAESGWGVVVASKSEIQKQALNFIQFLSENENLLQWNISTFTVPPKKEVANNPKFLKENPYMKAPLDILKYGQWIGPVADRDYFFKQINDNFQLIVSGQITVETGLSNIEQSINSSQDQHK; encoded by the coding sequence ATGCTTACTAAGGTTTTGAACTATCTCATCTTACTAGTCTTGATTACAGTGATGCTAGCAGGATGTGCATCAAATTCTAAAAATGTAGGCTCTTCTGGTAAAACTAAAATCGTATTTTGGGCACATCAAGAAAGTGCAATGAATGATGCATATCACAAGCTGATCCAAGCCTATGAAGCCAAACACCCCGATATCGAAATTGATTTTCAGACTTTTCCTTATGATGTGTATAATCAAAAACTTAAAGCTTCTTTTTCTGCACAAAATCCTCCTGACGTAGCTGAGATGTTTGGTACATGGGTTCCTGAGTATAGTAAAAATGGAGCACTGACCGAAGTTCCTAATATCGATAAGATCAGCAAAGAGTATTATCCTGCACCATTAGGAGCTTATCAATACAATGGAAAGTTGTATGGCTTACCACTTGAATACAACCTCGAAAACGGAGGTATGTTAATCCATCCTGAAATGTTCAAAAACAAAGGGCTAGAGTACCCACCCAAAACATGGGACGATTTAGTCGAAAATGCCAAAATATTAACAGTACGTAATGATAACGGTATCCAAATCAAAGGATTTGATTTTATTTCTTTAGACAATATTACGTTTACCTTTCTTTCTATGATTTTGCAGCAGAATGGAAAGTACTGGGGAACAGATAACCATGTAAGCTTTCAAACTCCAGAAGCTATCCAAGCAATGAATGCGCTTACTTCTTTAGTTAGTGTAGATAAAGTGACTGATCTTTCTGTTTTTGGCGGTCAATTGGATAGTTCTGACTACTTTTTCCGTGGCAATTCTGCTATGACCTATCGTGGGCCTTGGACGGTTGCTTCTGGACTGGATAACTATAAGGTGAAAGACTTTGAATATGTCCCTGTTCCTTCATTTACGAATGAGAATCCTTATTTTGCAGCAGAATCAGGTTGGGGTGTAGTAGTAGCCAGTAAAAGTGAAATACAGAAGCAAGCTTTGAATTTTATTCAATTCCTAAGTGAAAATGAAAATCTGCTTCAATGGAATATAAGTACATTTACAGTACCTCCCAAAAAAGAAGTCGCAAATAACCCTAAATTTCTGAAGGAAAATCCGTACATGAAAGCACCGCTTGATATTTTGAAGTATGGTCAATGGATTGGCCCTGTTGCAGATCGAGATTATTTTTTCAAACAGATTAATGATAACTTTCAGTTGATTGTAAGCGGACAGATCACCGTCGAAACGGGTCTAAGTAATATAGAACAATCTATCAATTCAAGTCAAGACCAACACAAGTAG